A genomic stretch from Pararhizobium sp. IMCC21322 includes:
- a CDS encoding recombinase family protein — translation MRSYAILFETVVQSPNAQRDALKAASCEKVVIEKVSGASLKWPKLKKLLCSLDAGDLLTIWRLDEVGRSLLRPLGVAAVFKARNVGLQSLNETIDPTVDMPLLGDATGALPPCQVVLFNNTHLAACGIYSFSAHFHFRSSHDPSQIWFTGLQCFLANPYERSQSGIELF, via the coding sequence TTGCGTTCCTACGCGATCCTTTTTGAAACAGTTGTCCAAAGCCCGAACGCGCAACGCGATGCTCTAAAGGCGGCTAGCTGCGAAAAGGTTGTCATAGAGAAGGTGTCTGGCGCATCGCTCAAGTGGCCAAAACTGAAAAAGCTTTTGTGCTCCCTCGATGCTGGCGATCTTCTGACAATCTGGCGATTGGATGAGGTTGGGCGTTCATTGCTGCGTCCTCTCGGTGTGGCGGCAGTCTTCAAAGCGCGAAATGTAGGTTTACAATCACTCAATGAGACAATCGACCCAACTGTAGATATGCCGTTACTCGGGGATGCAACGGGGGCTTTGCCCCCTTGCCAAGTAGTGTTGTTTAACAACACACATCTTGCCGCCTGCGGTATTTATTCTTTCTCGGCTCATTTCCACTTCCGTAGCAGTCATGACCCGTCGCAAATTTGGTTCACGGGGCTCCAATGTTTTCTTGCAAATCCATATGAGCGAAGCCAATCGGGAATAGAGCTTTTCTAA
- a CDS encoding ParA family protein, which yields MTVVISCVNLKGGVGKTAIAVNFAAYCGKNGFKTLLVDLDPQTNATFSCISPEEWSKHSKKKGTVADLLGVRNGDHAEGNIVKATDVILKEVFKGVDLVPSNLSLFTIDLDIGARTARENLLKKSLIGVMDDYDVVVCDCPPNLTLPTQNALAMSTHYVVPVSPDFLSSLGIALLLRRVKKFGDDMDVDIENAGIVMSRVGRASYFRDQTTADLKKQFSGSVLKSEIKERSVVTESTAKNKSVFQMNDANAKREFTNFSVELLKKVGLLP from the coding sequence ATGACCGTTGTTATCTCATGTGTGAATCTGAAGGGTGGCGTAGGAAAAACCGCCATTGCCGTTAACTTCGCTGCATATTGCGGAAAAAATGGCTTTAAGACACTGCTTGTCGATCTGGACCCGCAAACTAATGCGACGTTTTCATGTATCTCCCCTGAAGAATGGTCCAAACATAGCAAGAAAAAGGGGACAGTTGCCGACCTTTTAGGTGTTCGTAACGGAGACCATGCGGAGGGTAACATTGTGAAAGCAACAGATGTGATTTTGAAAGAGGTCTTTAAGGGGGTAGATCTTGTCCCGTCAAACCTAAGCTTGTTCACGATTGACTTAGATATTGGCGCAAGAACTGCCAGAGAAAATCTCCTCAAAAAGAGCCTTATAGGTGTGATGGACGATTATGATGTCGTAGTTTGTGACTGCCCACCAAACTTGACATTACCAACACAAAATGCGCTAGCCATGAGTACACATTATGTGGTTCCGGTGTCCCCAGATTTTCTATCCAGCTTGGGAATTGCCCTTCTGCTAAGAAGGGTCAAAAAATTCGGAGATGATATGGACGTAGATATTGAGAACGCGGGTATCGTAATGTCTCGAGTAGGGCGAGCGTCGTATTTTAGAGACCAAACTACCGCCGACTTAAAGAAGCAGTTTTCTGGAAGCGTGTTGAAATCGGAGATCAAAGAGCGCTCTGTGGTGACGGAATCTACCGCGAAAAACAAATCAGTATTTCAAATGAATGATGCTAACGCAAAGCGGGAGTTCACCAACTTTTCGGTGGAGCTTCTGAAAAAAGTGGGCCTACTACCATGA
- a CDS encoding YdeI/OmpD-associated family protein yields the protein MSGLKRVTQTMPKLVKDALIKEGLESAYEDRPPYQRNDYLMWINNAKKDDTKERRLKKMLGELKQGNGYMGMKWCA from the coding sequence ATGAGCGGCTTGAAGCGTGTCACGCAGACCATGCCGAAATTGGTCAAAGACGCTCTGATAAAAGAGGGTTTGGAATCGGCTTATGAAGACCGCCCTCCCTATCAGCGTAACGATTATCTTATGTGGATTAACAACGCGAAAAAGGACGACACTAAAGAACGTCGCCTCAAGAAAATGCTCGGCGAGTTGAAGCAGGGAAACGGCTACATGGGTATGAAGTGGTGCGCTTGA
- a CDS encoding IS1182 family transposase — translation MAHISGTDRSQMLLLPERVEDYVGVNNPVRFVDAFVDGLDLEAVGFGRVQAEATGRPGYHPADLLKLYIYGYLNRVRSSRRLEVECGRNMEVIWLLRHLKPDFKTIADFRRDNRAAFKQVFREFVVLCRKLDLFGRELLAVDGTRIKAVNAKDRNFTKTGLTKAIKEADDRLDAYLKQMDESDSTDTTSHSGSAGSDGLGDVADKIAKLKAKQDRHKSLLKQMHETGESQISLNDPDSRYQSGKVKAGVSYNAQIAVDCKHKLIVEQDVCTQVGDLGLLAKTAEPARALLEVETIDVVADRGYFKIEDIEACEAANIIPHVPKPQRGPAVREGFFAKDAFRYDAEADHYICPDDQRLSPLYKSKSRDNIKIDYCNRAACRACDLRPRCTKTFRRVSRLENEAVLDRMAERLVARPELMDDRRNSVEHPFGTIKQWMNQGAFLMRRLENVRAEFSLTTLAYNIRRALTLVGVTGLMAALQV, via the coding sequence ATGGCTCATATTTCTGGAACTGATCGCTCGCAGATGTTGCTTTTGCCCGAACGGGTGGAGGATTATGTTGGGGTGAACAACCCCGTTCGTTTTGTTGACGCGTTTGTTGATGGTCTGGATTTGGAAGCCGTTGGGTTTGGGCGGGTGCAGGCTGAGGCGACGGGTCGACCCGGTTATCATCCTGCCGATCTGCTGAAGCTCTATATCTATGGCTACCTGAACCGGGTTCGTTCCAGTCGTCGATTGGAGGTGGAGTGCGGTCGCAATATGGAGGTGATCTGGCTGCTGCGGCATCTCAAGCCGGACTTCAAGACCATTGCCGATTTCCGGCGGGACAATCGGGCTGCCTTCAAACAAGTGTTTCGGGAATTCGTCGTATTGTGCCGCAAACTCGATCTGTTCGGGCGCGAGTTGCTGGCGGTGGATGGAACCCGGATCAAGGCGGTCAACGCCAAGGACCGGAATTTCACCAAGACGGGCCTGACGAAGGCCATCAAGGAAGCTGATGATCGGCTCGACGCCTATCTAAAACAAATGGATGAGAGCGACAGCACTGACACAACCAGCCACTCCGGTAGTGCAGGATCGGATGGCCTTGGAGATGTCGCCGACAAGATTGCGAAGCTGAAAGCCAAACAGGATCGGCACAAATCCCTTCTCAAACAAATGCATGAAACGGGCGAAAGCCAGATATCGCTGAACGACCCCGACAGTCGCTATCAGTCGGGCAAGGTCAAGGCCGGGGTCAGCTACAACGCGCAGATCGCAGTCGATTGCAAACACAAGCTGATTGTCGAGCAGGATGTATGCACTCAGGTTGGTGATCTGGGTTTACTGGCCAAGACCGCCGAGCCCGCTCGCGCGCTTCTGGAAGTCGAGACAATCGATGTTGTGGCCGACCGGGGCTACTTCAAGATCGAAGATATTGAGGCCTGTGAAGCGGCCAACATCATTCCCCATGTGCCCAAACCGCAACGTGGCCCGGCTGTGCGTGAAGGCTTCTTTGCCAAGGATGCGTTTCGCTATGATGCTGAGGCGGATCACTATATCTGTCCCGACGATCAACGACTTTCCCCGCTTTACAAAAGCAAATCGCGCGACAACATCAAGATCGACTATTGCAACCGGGCAGCGTGCCGAGCCTGCGACTTGCGCCCGCGCTGCACCAAGACTTTCCGCCGGGTATCGCGGTTGGAAAACGAGGCGGTTCTGGATCGAATGGCTGAGCGACTGGTTGCCCGCCCAGAGTTAATGGATGATCGTCGCAACAGCGTTGAACACCCGTTTGGAACAATCAAACAATGGATGAACCAGGGCGCTTTCCTGATGCGGCGGTTGGAAAACGTCCGAGCCGAGTTCAGCCTCACCACACTCGCCTACAACATCAGGCGGGCGCTCACACTTGTCGGTGTGACAGGACTAATGGCGGCGCTGCAGGTATGA
- a CDS encoding AAA family ATPase codes for MILKGNERGGAVQLARHLLNTRENEHVRVHEISGFVSDDLTEALTEAYAVSRGTKCKNFMFSLVLSPPETENVSVEAFEQAVAGIESKLGLTGQPRAIIFHEKKGRRHAHCVWSRIDIVRMRALNVSLYKRKLQELSRELFLEHGWQMPRGLMNSEERDQLNYSQVEHQQAKRAQRDPKELKSLLLDCWVGSDSKAAFAAALSEHGLALAKGDRRGFVAVDGQGEVYSLSRWLGVKTKELRARLGDIKKLPSVDAVQLHITERFADKVGAPFDAAYAEAETLFQKQVDAVESKRRALVGDHRQARTALEAAQEARRIKIVKSRVALLPTGVKALWARLSGKYDIMRAEHIQAAEADKIRDQAEMQKLIERQLGERRGLEEQFCTLKEQHVVHLAKLHRENAFELNEQVPGVDLLADPDQALLLPEEDQLYTAQQVRQSPIKILDIITDKKSEFNRRDILRGLANYIDDPLALRAASDAVLRSKELVEIKSDPLPIYSTREMEGLKSGLAHDAKFMAKQKTHGVKPAHTHDAIKRQNAILQKLHGASLSDEQHAAINHILKPERISAAVGLAGTGKSTMLAAAHEAWTKQGYQVFGAALSGKAADGLQNASGIISRTLASMEMSWKNGYNQLKPGDVLVIDEAGMIGTRQMSRFVEHTKTYGAKLVLVGDPEQLQPINAGTPFKDIAENIGAAKLTEIRRQKSDWQRQASLDLATGNTGKAIDAYQKHGAVKTTKSQDDAIAALVQDYMVDIETRGESASRLAFAHRRKDVHAINQAVRMARKSSGELVDEHYFKTTHGKRAFAPNDRIIFTKNDTELGVKNGALATIEKVTKDKIVVTLDGANSDKPRRLTFFPSQYASIDHGYATTIHKSQGATVDRSFVLSSRTLDKHLTYVALTRHKHDARFYSDSDNMPRMKQERAPERDRGLVLRPRR; via the coding sequence TTGATTTTAAAGGGCAATGAACGCGGCGGTGCTGTGCAATTGGCACGGCATCTTTTGAACACGCGTGAGAATGAGCATGTCCGCGTGCATGAAATTTCTGGATTTGTGTCTGATGATCTGACCGAGGCTTTAACAGAAGCCTATGCGGTGAGCCGGGGAACGAAGTGCAAGAACTTCATGTTCTCGCTGGTCTTAAGCCCACCGGAAACAGAGAATGTATCTGTCGAAGCATTTGAGCAAGCCGTTGCAGGAATTGAATCTAAACTTGGATTAACCGGCCAACCCCGCGCAATCATATTTCATGAAAAGAAAGGCAGACGGCACGCGCATTGTGTGTGGTCACGCATTGATATTGTCCGTATGCGCGCGCTGAATGTCTCGCTTTATAAGCGCAAGTTACAAGAGCTGTCGCGGGAGCTATTCCTTGAACATGGTTGGCAAATGCCACGCGGCTTGATGAATAGCGAGGAACGTGACCAGCTCAATTACTCACAAGTCGAACACCAGCAAGCAAAAAGAGCTCAACGTGACCCAAAGGAATTAAAAAGCCTTTTGCTGGATTGTTGGGTGGGCTCTGATTCAAAGGCCGCCTTTGCCGCCGCCTTGTCTGAACATGGTTTGGCGCTCGCTAAAGGTGACAGGCGCGGCTTTGTTGCGGTTGATGGTCAGGGCGAAGTTTATTCGCTTTCGCGCTGGCTTGGCGTGAAGACCAAAGAATTACGCGCGCGCCTTGGTGATATTAAAAAGCTGCCTTCTGTTGATGCTGTCCAATTGCATATCACAGAACGCTTTGCCGATAAGGTGGGCGCTCCGTTTGATGCCGCCTATGCAGAAGCAGAAACACTCTTTCAGAAACAAGTTGATGCCGTTGAATCAAAACGCCGCGCTCTTGTCGGTGATCACAGACAAGCGCGTACTGCATTGGAGGCAGCACAAGAGGCGCGCAGGATTAAAATCGTTAAATCCCGCGTCGCGCTTTTGCCGACAGGTGTAAAAGCTCTCTGGGCAAGGCTTTCCGGCAAATACGACATTATGCGTGCTGAACACATACAGGCCGCAGAAGCCGATAAAATCCGTGACCAGGCGGAGATGCAAAAACTGATTGAAAGGCAACTCGGTGAAAGACGCGGCTTAGAGGAACAGTTTTGTACCCTCAAGGAACAGCACGTGGTGCATCTGGCGAAACTACATCGCGAGAATGCTTTTGAACTTAACGAACAGGTGCCTGGTGTCGATCTGCTGGCAGATCCCGACCAAGCGCTTTTACTGCCCGAAGAAGACCAACTCTATACGGCGCAACAAGTCCGGCAATCGCCGATCAAAATTCTGGATATTATCACCGATAAAAAGTCCGAGTTTAACCGCCGTGATATCCTGCGCGGGCTGGCTAATTATATCGATGATCCGTTGGCTTTACGCGCCGCCTCCGATGCGGTTTTGCGCTCGAAAGAACTGGTCGAGATCAAAAGTGATCCGCTACCGATTTATTCAACGCGGGAAATGGAGGGGCTTAAAAGCGGGCTCGCGCATGACGCAAAATTCATGGCCAAACAAAAGACTCATGGCGTGAAACCTGCCCACACGCATGACGCCATCAAACGCCAAAACGCGATATTGCAAAAGCTACATGGGGCAAGCCTGAGCGATGAACAACACGCGGCGATAAATCATATTCTCAAGCCAGAAAGAATAAGCGCCGCTGTCGGCCTGGCCGGAACCGGCAAAAGCACAATGCTTGCCGCCGCGCATGAGGCTTGGACAAAACAAGGCTATCAGGTTTTTGGCGCGGCATTGTCCGGTAAAGCTGCCGATGGTCTGCAAAATGCCTCCGGCATTATCAGCCGCACCTTGGCCTCGATGGAAATGAGCTGGAAGAACGGATACAATCAATTAAAACCCGGCGATGTTCTGGTGATTGATGAAGCCGGAATGATTGGCACTCGCCAAATGAGCCGTTTTGTCGAGCACACCAAGACATATGGTGCAAAGCTCGTTCTGGTAGGCGACCCGGAACAATTACAGCCCATCAATGCCGGAACTCCATTTAAAGATATTGCCGAAAATATTGGAGCGGCAAAACTCACAGAAATTCGTCGCCAGAAATCAGACTGGCAGCGCCAAGCCTCGCTTGATCTGGCAACGGGCAATACCGGAAAGGCGATAGATGCCTATCAAAAGCACGGCGCGGTCAAAACCACCAAAAGCCAAGACGACGCCATTGCCGCGTTGGTGCAGGATTATATGGTTGATATCGAAACACGCGGCGAAAGTGCCTCACGGCTGGCCTTCGCCCATCGCCGCAAAGATGTACATGCGATCAATCAGGCTGTTCGCATGGCGCGCAAATCAAGCGGTGAACTGGTCGATGAGCATTATTTTAAAACCACTCATGGCAAGCGCGCCTTTGCCCCCAATGACCGCATCATCTTCACCAAAAACGATACCGAGCTTGGCGTGAAAAATGGTGCGTTAGCGACGATTGAAAAAGTCACCAAAGACAAAATAGTTGTTACCCTTGACGGTGCCAACAGCGACAAACCGCGTCGTCTGACGTTTTTCCCAAGCCAATACGCCTCTATAGATCACGGCTACGCCACCACCATCCACAAAAGCCAGGGCGCAACCGTGGATAGGTCATTTGTCCTATCGTCGCGAACGCTGGACAAACACCTGACCTACGTCGCTCTCACACGCCACAAACATGACGCCCGTTTCTATAGCGATAGCGACAACATGCCAAGGATGAAGCAGGAGCGTGCGCCGGAGCGCGATAGAGGACTGGTCTTACGTCCAAGGCGATAA
- the mobC gene encoding plasmid mobilization relaxosome protein MobC, translated as MRESKKLQENKAVGKEFPGVSAQKDTKTSKPPFVGFRVTEEEMEQLKHLSAGMSVSAYIRRCLFGGDGAPRKIRLRAPVKDQEALGRVLGLLGQSRIANNLNQLAYEANCGTLLLDQQSEDQINEAYAYVRSMRLDLTQALGVGGQTQH; from the coding sequence ATGAGGGAGAGCAAAAAGCTTCAGGAAAACAAGGCCGTTGGCAAGGAATTCCCGGGAGTTTCAGCACAGAAGGACACAAAAACGTCAAAACCACCGTTCGTGGGTTTTCGGGTGACAGAAGAGGAAATGGAGCAGCTAAAACACTTATCGGCGGGAATGTCGGTGAGCGCCTATATTCGCAGATGTCTGTTTGGCGGGGATGGCGCGCCGCGCAAGATCAGACTTCGCGCTCCTGTCAAAGATCAGGAGGCTTTAGGCCGGGTGTTGGGATTATTGGGGCAATCGCGGATTGCCAATAATCTGAACCAGCTTGCCTATGAAGCCAATTGCGGCACGTTGCTGCTGGATCAGCAGAGCGAAGACCAGATCAATGAAGCCTATGCCTATGTGCGCTCTATGCGGCTTGATCTGACGCAGGCGCTCGGTGTTGGCGGGCAGACGCAACATTGA
- a CDS encoding LacI family DNA-binding transcriptional regulator: MAKQRVSIKQVADAAGVSTATVSNVFSGKKPVKPELAEHVRKEAEKLGYSINRAASFLRSGESGIVPVLVPDLSDPFYTSLITEIESHAQLDGYEIIVANSKDDAETERGRISALMSWQPEGMIVVPVSDDVPEQLFDLRDKFPIVLVDRGTEVEGFDTIRVDNAEAGAQAAAHLAEHGHRTVLIVASDMRLHGVRERSRGVVETIEAAGGSAEIVEVGPVPKVGSVHLGRWLDAHQMPTAIFAVTDMTTLATLTCLAERQFEVGKDVSVIGFDDYPWMSARRTPITAIRQPIEKMASSAWTMLKSRMSKDDEFAAPKPLKCTMEIRASTQDAKLTAGMA, translated from the coding sequence ATGGCGAAGCAAAGAGTGTCGATTAAGCAGGTCGCAGATGCGGCCGGTGTATCGACCGCCACTGTCTCCAACGTATTTTCAGGTAAAAAACCTGTGAAGCCGGAATTGGCTGAACATGTAAGGAAAGAGGCTGAGAAACTAGGATATAGCATTAACAGAGCAGCATCCTTTCTGCGCTCGGGTGAGAGCGGTATTGTGCCAGTTCTTGTTCCTGACCTATCAGATCCCTTCTACACATCGCTCATTACTGAAATTGAGAGCCATGCACAATTGGATGGCTATGAAATTATCGTTGCCAACTCCAAGGACGATGCAGAAACAGAACGTGGTCGTATCTCTGCGCTTATGTCTTGGCAGCCCGAAGGCATGATTGTCGTGCCGGTATCAGACGATGTTCCGGAGCAACTTTTTGACCTGCGCGACAAATTTCCCATTGTTCTGGTTGACCGTGGAACCGAGGTGGAGGGGTTCGACACTATCCGCGTAGACAACGCTGAAGCAGGCGCGCAAGCTGCCGCACATCTTGCTGAACACGGGCACAGGACGGTCTTGATTGTGGCATCCGATATGCGGCTGCATGGTGTTCGAGAACGTAGTCGCGGAGTTGTCGAGACAATTGAAGCTGCTGGCGGCTCTGCAGAGATCGTCGAAGTTGGTCCTGTTCCGAAAGTGGGATCTGTTCATCTTGGCCGCTGGCTTGATGCGCATCAGATGCCGACAGCTATTTTTGCGGTTACCGACATGACAACCTTAGCTACATTGACTTGCCTTGCGGAACGCCAGTTTGAAGTCGGTAAGGATGTCTCGGTCATTGGTTTTGATGACTATCCATGGATGTCGGCACGACGAACACCGATTACGGCAATCAGACAGCCGATAGAGAAGATGGCCAGCAGCGCTTGGACAATGCTGAAGAGTCGTATGAGTAAAGATGATGAGTTTGCCGCGCCAAAACCATTGAAATGTACCATGGAAATTCGGGCTTCGACACAAGACGCTAAGCTTACGGCTGGGATGGCCTAA
- a CDS encoding extracellular solute-binding protein, with protein sequence MKHLKSIKMGASMLTMTIALAASGAVAQDWGSVLGDHSGKTLRVQTIQDPFIDALKVMGPTFTGLTGAEVTVEGFGYDPLHEKQILACSQQDNQYDVLFIDGIWVGEYVEAGCIESVEERVAAADPAIMAMDDYIPSFAGQANWDGKLQCLPIAGYWHMLHYRKDLFEAAGLKVPETFEELMAAAKYFAEDDGDPDVAGMAMNFQRGSAAGQQFFEWIYSAGGKPWESNFPGSEDAYADQTPLFNSPEAVAMIQFFKDMVQYGPPGVEQFAWDERANAFTQGKVAMINNWSVRTPLFMDPDISKVTDKFDVAMFPHAEGAKSVPPVGGWIMCINAHSEQKDAAWDYMQWFASPATHKDFVKLGGPPSRHSAMQDAEIIAAQPWVPTLYESSKAAWSELRPRHAATFEMIDALGLQVNRAIVGDASPQDAMDEANANITKILQRAGLLE encoded by the coding sequence ATGAAGCACTTAAAATCAATCAAAATGGGGGCATCGATGCTCACCATGACCATTGCGCTAGCCGCAAGCGGCGCTGTCGCTCAAGACTGGGGCAGTGTACTTGGCGACCATTCCGGCAAGACGCTACGCGTTCAAACCATTCAGGATCCCTTCATCGATGCCTTGAAAGTAATGGGCCCGACTTTCACAGGCCTAACCGGGGCGGAAGTGACCGTGGAGGGCTTCGGATACGACCCGTTACACGAAAAGCAAATCCTTGCCTGCTCGCAGCAGGACAATCAATATGATGTCTTGTTTATCGACGGTATCTGGGTCGGCGAGTATGTCGAAGCAGGCTGCATCGAATCCGTCGAAGAACGCGTTGCTGCCGCTGATCCGGCGATCATGGCAATGGACGACTATATTCCTTCCTTTGCAGGTCAGGCAAATTGGGACGGAAAGCTTCAATGTCTGCCGATAGCGGGCTATTGGCACATGCTGCATTACCGTAAGGACCTTTTCGAAGCGGCTGGCCTGAAAGTGCCAGAAACCTTTGAAGAACTCATGGCAGCCGCCAAGTACTTTGCCGAAGATGACGGTGATCCGGATGTCGCAGGCATGGCGATGAACTTCCAGCGCGGCTCTGCTGCCGGTCAGCAGTTTTTCGAGTGGATCTATTCCGCAGGTGGAAAACCTTGGGAGTCTAACTTCCCCGGCTCTGAAGATGCTTATGCCGACCAGACGCCTTTGTTCAATTCACCAGAAGCCGTCGCTATGATCCAGTTCTTCAAGGATATGGTGCAATACGGACCTCCTGGCGTGGAGCAGTTCGCATGGGATGAACGCGCGAATGCCTTCACTCAGGGTAAAGTCGCCATGATCAACAACTGGTCCGTACGGACACCTTTGTTCATGGATCCCGATATCTCAAAAGTTACCGACAAGTTTGATGTTGCGATGTTCCCTCACGCTGAAGGCGCAAAATCTGTTCCTCCTGTCGGTGGCTGGATCATGTGCATAAACGCACATTCAGAACAGAAGGATGCTGCCTGGGATTACATGCAGTGGTTTGCAAGCCCTGCAACCCACAAAGACTTCGTCAAGCTTGGTGGACCACCCAGCCGTCACTCTGCCATGCAGGATGCTGAGATCATTGCGGCCCAGCCTTGGGTACCAACTCTCTATGAATCCTCTAAAGCGGCATGGTCTGAATTGCGTCCGCGTCATGCGGCGACGTTTGAGATGATTGATGCACTCGGCCTTCAGGTGAACCGTGCCATCGTTGGCGATGCGTCGCCACAGGATGCGATGGACGAAGCTAACGCAAACATCACCAAGATACTGCAACGCGCAGGCCTTCTGGAGTGA
- a CDS encoding carbohydrate ABC transporter permease, whose translation MAENLAIPLTKPKRRDDESKIKLLFLAPAVIYLLLLSVFPFIYSVYLSLYDAKLTRMDRKLFIGFENYERLLTDPLFLKAVQNTAVLTVASITLEIIFGFICAKVFLSLKEMRTGQVLRSMAILPMMITPICVGLMFSYILNPTLGIANYLLSGVGVEGPSWFGDPTFALPTVILINAWQWTPFMMLLMLAGLVSVPSSLYEAAELEAAKWHHVARWIELPAIRDVIMIGVILRVIDNLKLFDLVYVTTRGGPGDATELVTFFAYRQDFRFFQVGYGSAAAVIILLISILVTTIAVAYMRKAQR comes from the coding sequence ATGGCTGAAAACCTAGCTATCCCACTCACAAAGCCGAAGAGACGGGACGATGAGAGCAAGATCAAGCTTCTGTTCCTCGCACCGGCTGTCATTTATCTTCTGCTGCTGAGCGTCTTTCCGTTTATCTATTCGGTCTATCTCAGCCTCTATGACGCCAAATTAACGCGAATGGACCGCAAGCTATTTATTGGTTTTGAGAATTACGAAAGACTGCTGACAGACCCTCTGTTTCTGAAGGCTGTCCAGAACACAGCCGTCCTGACAGTTGCTTCTATCACGCTTGAAATTATCTTTGGCTTCATCTGCGCAAAGGTCTTCTTGAGTCTGAAGGAAATGCGAACAGGCCAGGTCCTGCGATCCATGGCAATTCTGCCCATGATGATTACCCCAATTTGTGTCGGCCTGATGTTCAGCTACATTCTGAACCCGACACTTGGCATTGCAAATTATCTCTTGTCAGGCGTTGGCGTTGAAGGTCCATCGTGGTTTGGAGACCCCACTTTTGCCCTCCCGACAGTGATCTTGATTAATGCCTGGCAGTGGACCCCATTCATGATGCTGCTGATGCTTGCTGGCTTGGTATCTGTGCCATCCTCGCTATATGAAGCGGCCGAATTGGAAGCGGCAAAATGGCATCATGTCGCACGCTGGATCGAACTTCCAGCGATCCGTGATGTCATTATGATCGGCGTTATCCTGCGCGTAATTGACAACCTCAAGCTCTTTGATCTGGTCTATGTCACCACCCGTGGCGGGCCGGGCGATGCCACTGAATTAGTGACGTTCTTTGCATACCGTCAGGACTTTCGCTTCTTCCAGGTCGGCTACGGCTCGGCAGCGGCGGTAATCATCTTGCTGATATCGATCCTGGTCACAACAATTGCAGTCGCTTACATGCGGAAGGCTCAGCGATGA
- a CDS encoding carbohydrate ABC transporter permease — protein sequence MKNENLSWKLTAAFVITFVFMAPIVWMILAAFKTINDIYAIPPVWIPDFSYLDNFKLLLSENWKFLMNSTIVTLFATLLCLAFALPAAFALVYFKFQKQNFIADWILSTRMMPPIAAAVPLYMVFNGVGMLDTLPALILVYAGFNLPFAVWVAMSFFRNIPKEIIEAARVEGCSWVQTFRIIALPLAKSGIATVATFVFIFAWNELLLSLFLTTREAKTFPVVISSFSTVTKTYWELISAATIIQILPPVIFTILMQKHIVSGLTMGAVKN from the coding sequence ATGAAAAACGAAAACCTTAGCTGGAAACTAACGGCCGCCTTTGTGATCACCTTCGTGTTCATGGCGCCTATCGTCTGGATGATCCTCGCCGCGTTCAAGACCATTAATGACATCTATGCCATTCCGCCCGTCTGGATCCCTGATTTCTCCTATCTTGACAATTTCAAGCTGCTTCTGAGTGAGAATTGGAAGTTTCTCATGAACTCGACCATTGTGACACTCTTTGCCACATTGCTGTGCCTGGCATTTGCTTTGCCTGCGGCATTTGCCTTGGTCTATTTCAAATTCCAGAAGCAGAACTTTATTGCAGACTGGATTCTATCCACCCGAATGATGCCGCCAATCGCTGCCGCCGTGCCGCTCTATATGGTATTTAACGGGGTTGGAATGCTGGACACCCTTCCGGCACTAATCCTCGTCTATGCCGGGTTCAATCTGCCATTTGCGGTTTGGGTCGCGATGTCCTTCTTCCGCAATATTCCCAAGGAAATCATTGAGGCCGCGCGTGTGGAGGGATGCTCATGGGTGCAAACATTTCGGATTATTGCCCTGCCGCTTGCCAAATCCGGGATCGCGACAGTTGCTACCTTTGTATTCATCTTCGCATGGAATGAACTTCTGCTTTCACTGTTCCTGACGACCCGGGAAGCAAAAACATTTCCCGTCGTAATTTCTTCCTTCTCAACGGTGACAAAGACTTATTGGGAACTGATTTCTGCCGCGACCATTATCCAAATTCTGCCGCCGGTGATCTTCACAATCCTGATGCAAAAACACATCGTCTCTGGCTTGACGATGGGCGCAGTAAAAAATTGA